A single window of Synergistes jonesii DNA harbors:
- a CDS encoding (2,3-dihydroxybenzoyl)adenylate synthase, whose protein sequence is MLQHWTAYRPELAKLYDERGYWKKELFSQVFDSIAERFWDREALVGGEQRFTYGELKKGSDRLALHFLKMGLKHEDRIVIQLTNIPEFVFIYLALQKIGVIPVMCLPQHRYTEISQIAAKAKAIGYIIPGLAKKYNYVELVDQIAAELPYMKHKMIAGVNQEIPAGYSYINELLDTPIEGEDDPDLLKKYLPDPHDVCIILLSGGTTGIPKLIPREYNAYRYVAEESSRELGYNMYTVQLAVAPVAHNMVLAAPGIQGAFTFGGKVIMSTSPRTEDICKLIEKERITHIPMVPAMVINMLNFEERSKYDLSSWEIVINGGSKIEPTVAARVYPELGCRLISQFGMSEGTITQTSLFDDEEVIYNTIGLPVSPADEWKIVDKDNGAVIAESVHDGTARWRGEAERPGEIIFRGPYTIRGYYDAPDHNAKAFTEDGFYRSGDLAAMHKSGKGFVIMGRIKDAINRGGEKFSCEEVENLVLKHERIHDAALVPMPDPILGEKACLFVSMRDPGDSITLEEIVKFLEGKLAKFKLPERLEIRDDLPQTNIGKVKKDELRAEIYAIMAEENKKK, encoded by the coding sequence ATGCTACAACATTGGACTGCTTACAGACCGGAACTCGCAAAACTTTACGATGAGAGAGGTTACTGGAAAAAGGAACTTTTCTCACAGGTCTTCGACAGCATAGCGGAACGCTTTTGGGATCGCGAAGCATTGGTAGGAGGAGAACAACGCTTCACCTACGGAGAGCTTAAAAAAGGTTCTGACCGCCTTGCCCTGCATTTCCTGAAGATGGGGCTTAAGCACGAAGACCGCATAGTCATTCAGCTGACAAACATACCGGAGTTTGTTTTTATCTACCTCGCTCTACAGAAAATCGGCGTTATTCCCGTTATGTGCTTGCCCCAGCACAGGTACACGGAAATATCGCAGATCGCCGCAAAGGCAAAGGCGATCGGATATATTATACCAGGTCTCGCAAAGAAATATAACTATGTGGAGCTGGTAGATCAAATAGCCGCCGAGCTGCCGTATATGAAACATAAAATGATCGCGGGAGTCAACCAGGAAATTCCCGCGGGATATTCTTACATCAACGAACTGCTCGACACTCCGATCGAGGGCGAAGACGACCCCGATCTGCTGAAAAAATATCTGCCCGACCCGCACGATGTCTGCATCATCCTGCTCTCCGGCGGTACGACGGGCATCCCCAAGCTCATTCCGCGCGAATACAACGCCTATCGCTATGTCGCGGAGGAGTCGAGCCGCGAACTGGGATATAACATGTACACGGTGCAGCTCGCAGTGGCGCCCGTAGCTCACAACATGGTCCTAGCAGCCCCGGGCATCCAGGGCGCCTTCACCTTCGGCGGCAAAGTCATAATGAGCACTTCGCCGCGCACGGAGGATATCTGCAAGCTGATCGAAAAGGAAAGAATCACACACATACCGATGGTTCCGGCGATGGTTATAAACATGCTGAACTTTGAGGAAAGAAGCAAGTACGACCTCTCATCATGGGAGATCGTCATCAACGGCGGTTCGAAGATCGAGCCCACCGTCGCCGCCCGCGTGTATCCCGAATTAGGCTGCCGTCTGATCTCGCAGTTCGGCATGTCCGAAGGTACCATCACGCAGACGAGCCTCTTCGACGACGAAGAGGTCATATACAACACGATCGGACTTCCGGTCTCCCCCGCCGACGAGTGGAAGATCGTCGACAAGGACAACGGCGCCGTAATAGCCGAAAGCGTACACGACGGGACGGCGCGCTGGCGCGGCGAAGCAGAGCGCCCTGGCGAGATAATCTTCCGCGGCCCTTACACGATTCGCGGCTACTATGACGCGCCCGACCACAACGCCAAGGCTTTCACGGAGGACGGCTTCTACCGTTCGGGCGACCTCGCGGCGATGCACAAGAGCGGCAAGGGCTTCGTCATCATGGGGCGCATCAAGGACGCGATCAACCGCGGCGGCGAGAAATTCAGCTGCGAAGAGGTCGAGAATCTTGTGCTGAAACACGAGCGAATCCACGACGCGGCGCTCGTCCCGATGCCCGACCCGATACTCGGCGAAAAGGCCTGCCTCTTCGTTTCGATGAGGGATCCCGGCGACAGCATTACGTTGGAGGAGATCGTCAAGTTCCTTGAAGGCAAGCTCGCGAAATTCAAGCTTCCCGAGCGCCTTGAGATCCGCGACGACCTGCCGCAGACGAATATCGGCAAGGTCAAGAAGGATGAGCTCCGCGCCGAGATATACGCGATAATGGCGGAAGAAAACAAGAAAAAGTAA
- a CDS encoding acyl-CoA mutase large subunit family protein, giving the protein MAEERKHTTLSGYELKRVYTEDDIKGEDLKAQLGEPGHYPYTRGIREEMYRDGRLWTMGQYAGFASAEEANKRFRYIIEQGGTGFSVALDLPTQMGYDSDDPMSEGEVGKVGVAIDSLADIEALFNGIPFEKVRQIRTTANANSIIMLAFYVAFAKKNNIDPNTIGFFLQNDILKEYMCRGTYIFPPEAGVKLSVDVLEYCGKHLPHWTPIAVSGYHIRDAGATAAMELAFTLADMIEYYDAAVKRGVDIVAATANSYFFLGAQLDFLEEVAKYRAARRLYARIMKERYHVTEEEPQRLKIFAFTSGSALTAEQPINNIVRVAIQTMAAAAGGIQTFHASSYDEAISLPTQQAVTVSLRTQQIVGYESGLTETVDPLGGSYAVEALTNAIEKEVLELLDTIEKKGGAMKCIEEGFQQKMLADNAYKYQKSVDNKERIVVGVNEFKDGKPIEPAQFTVPEDVAIKQTARINKLKAERDNERVKRALAAVEKAARNDENLGDYMIEAVSAYATLGEICGVLKGVYGKYTPLKIY; this is encoded by the coding sequence ATGGCAGAAGAGCGGAAACATACCACGCTTTCAGGATATGAGCTCAAGAGGGTCTATACCGAAGACGACATCAAAGGAGAGGACCTCAAGGCGCAGCTCGGCGAGCCCGGGCACTATCCCTACACGCGCGGCATTCGCGAGGAGATGTACCGCGACGGCCGCCTGTGGACGATGGGACAGTACGCCGGCTTTGCGTCCGCTGAGGAGGCCAATAAGCGCTTCCGTTACATCATCGAACAGGGCGGCACAGGCTTCTCCGTCGCGCTGGATCTGCCGACCCAGATGGGCTACGACTCCGACGATCCCATGTCGGAGGGCGAGGTCGGAAAGGTGGGGGTCGCCATCGACTCCTTGGCTGACATCGAGGCGCTGTTCAACGGGATCCCCTTCGAGAAAGTACGCCAGATCCGCACGACGGCGAACGCCAACTCGATAATCATGCTGGCCTTTTACGTGGCCTTCGCGAAGAAGAACAACATCGACCCCAACACGATCGGCTTCTTCCTACAGAACGACATTCTGAAGGAGTACATGTGCCGAGGCACGTATATTTTCCCGCCGGAGGCCGGCGTCAAGCTCTCCGTGGACGTGCTGGAATACTGCGGCAAACACCTTCCCCACTGGACGCCCATCGCGGTCTCCGGCTACCACATACGCGACGCGGGCGCCACCGCGGCGATGGAGCTGGCCTTCACGCTGGCGGATATGATCGAGTACTATGACGCAGCTGTGAAGCGCGGGGTGGACATCGTCGCGGCCACGGCGAACAGCTACTTCTTCCTCGGCGCGCAGCTGGACTTCCTGGAGGAGGTCGCGAAGTACCGCGCCGCCCGCCGCCTGTACGCGCGGATCATGAAGGAACGCTACCATGTGACAGAGGAGGAGCCGCAGCGCCTGAAAATATTCGCCTTCACGAGCGGCTCCGCGCTGACGGCTGAGCAGCCCATCAACAACATCGTCCGCGTCGCCATTCAGACGATGGCGGCGGCGGCGGGCGGGATTCAGACCTTCCACGCCTCCTCCTATGACGAAGCGATCTCGCTGCCCACGCAGCAGGCTGTGACGGTCTCGCTGCGCACGCAGCAGATCGTGGGCTATGAGTCGGGGCTGACGGAGACGGTAGACCCGCTCGGCGGCTCCTACGCCGTCGAGGCCCTCACGAACGCCATCGAGAAAGAGGTCCTCGAGCTGCTCGACACGATAGAGAAAAAGGGCGGGGCCATGAAGTGCATCGAGGAGGGCTTCCAGCAGAAGATGCTGGCGGATAACGCCTACAAGTACCAGAAAAGCGTGGACAACAAGGAGCGCATCGTCGTGGGCGTCAACGAGTTCAAGGACGGCAAGCCCATAGAACCGGCACAGTTCACGGTACCTGAGGATGTCGCGATCAAGCAGACGGCGAGAATCAACAAGCTGAAGGCGGAGCGCGACAACGAGAGGGTGAAGCGCGCCCTCGCCGCCGTGGAGAAGGCGGCCCGGAACGACGAGAACCTGGGGGACTATATGATCGAAGCGGTGAGCGCCTACGCGACGCTCGGCGAAATATGCGGCGTCCTCAAGGGCGTGTATGGAAAATATACGCCGCTGAAAATCTATTAA
- a CDS encoding 2-keto-3-deoxygluconate permease produces MDILGKVNKVPGGIMVVPMIITAVVNTFIPAALKIGGPTSGAFSGAGAMATIGMLLFTAGSQTKYSDLGSVCARGGLLVIVRLAVAFTGAWLTLKLFGPEGVWGASALAITIALASCNPGVYAGLMQSYGDTVDKSAMGILNLIAVPATPLVILGVADGTGFDYMSAVSSLVPFALGMVLANADEKVRKLFSTATPVILFFLGCCLGASINLKALSQAGVANIVLIGLIVCIFLPIMIAADKLILRRPGYAAVAATCLGGLSVVAPRIIGERLPQYQPYVESATAQLAVTLVICIFIFPYITKFIVGKFGSGIAPKAEQ; encoded by the coding sequence ATGGATATTTTAGGCAAAGTAAATAAAGTTCCGGGCGGAATAATGGTAGTGCCTATGATTATCACCGCAGTGGTCAACACCTTTATCCCAGCGGCGCTCAAAATAGGCGGTCCCACCTCCGGGGCCTTCAGCGGGGCCGGCGCGATGGCCACCATCGGCATGTTGCTCTTCACAGCCGGCAGCCAGACCAAATACAGCGACCTGGGCTCGGTCTGCGCCCGCGGCGGCCTGTTGGTCATCGTGCGCCTTGCGGTGGCTTTCACCGGTGCGTGGCTGACGCTGAAATTATTTGGCCCCGAGGGCGTTTGGGGGGCTTCTGCTTTGGCGATCACGATCGCCCTGGCCAGCTGCAACCCCGGCGTCTACGCCGGATTGATGCAGTCTTACGGAGATACGGTCGACAAGTCCGCGATGGGCATTCTCAATCTGATAGCCGTCCCCGCCACGCCGCTGGTGATTCTGGGCGTGGCCGACGGCACGGGATTCGACTACATGAGCGCCGTCTCCTCGCTCGTCCCGTTCGCCCTCGGCATGGTGCTTGCGAACGCCGATGAAAAAGTCCGTAAGCTCTTCTCGACGGCTACCCCTGTGATACTCTTCTTCCTCGGCTGCTGCCTGGGGGCGAGCATCAACCTAAAGGCCCTTTCGCAGGCCGGAGTCGCCAATATCGTGCTTATCGGGCTCATCGTCTGCATCTTCCTGCCGATAATGATAGCCGCGGACAAGCTTATATTGAGACGTCCCGGATACGCCGCGGTCGCGGCTACTTGCCTCGGCGGCCTGTCGGTCGTCGCGCCGAGAATCATCGGCGAGCGCCTGCCGCAGTATCAGCCCTATGTGGAATCTGCGACGGCGCAGCTGGCGGTGACGCTGGTAATCTGTATATTCATATTCCCCTACATCACTAAGTTCATAGTAGGGAAATTCGGCAGCGGCATCGCCCCGAAAGCGGAACAGTAG
- a CDS encoding Na+/H+ antiporter NhaC family protein — MEQHYGILSILPPIIAILLAIRTKNLLVSLFVAGYVGVLTISSWNPVLALFNYVKDFIYVQAAQSGNANSLVALLFIGSFVALLTQSGGSAALANKVVHLLDTRCKTQIAVWIGGLIVFFTDSGNSLIVGPAFQSVTDKLRVSREKLAYILDCTSSPICILVPFISWGIFIMGLMQKEFDQLKLPLVDYDVFLNVIPFQFYAIGTLLMVPLVAVTGYEFSAMCRAEKRTIETGQPFWPGAKLAGGGTDTSWINEKATPSVAVIPLIVLFGCLFGLLIWHGFPFKNIPGSVLRASLSCGYFLGSLCAIALMIRQKICNAEKCFNIFIEGTKDMMFIIIMLLLAWSLGSICKSLGTAIYIVELLHGSIPGWIIPALVFTVGAVISFTTGSSWGTFAILIPLAIPMAHHLGAPMYATIGAVLSGGLFGDHCSPISDTTLLSSMGGACDHFDHVETQLPYALTVAAASLIGYLISGIVESKFVLVISIGLMAVFTIAFGKMFGEKLQNRINL, encoded by the coding sequence ATGGAACAACACTATGGTATTCTTTCTATTCTACCCCCTATTATTGCTATATTATTGGCAATAAGAACTAAGAACCTTTTGGTTTCTCTATTTGTTGCAGGATATGTAGGTGTTCTTACAATATCTAGTTGGAATCCTGTTCTTGCGTTATTTAATTATGTTAAGGATTTTATTTATGTTCAGGCAGCGCAAAGTGGGAATGCTAATTCTTTGGTAGCACTGCTTTTTATAGGTAGCTTTGTGGCCTTACTGACACAGTCTGGTGGTTCGGCGGCATTGGCAAATAAGGTCGTACATCTGCTTGATACAAGGTGTAAGACACAAATCGCTGTGTGGATCGGAGGCCTGATTGTTTTCTTTACGGACTCTGGTAACTCCCTAATTGTTGGGCCCGCTTTTCAATCTGTTACAGACAAGTTGCGTGTGAGTAGAGAAAAACTGGCTTACATTCTTGACTGCACTTCATCTCCAATCTGTATTCTGGTTCCCTTTATCAGTTGGGGAATCTTTATTATGGGGCTTATGCAAAAAGAGTTCGACCAGTTGAAGCTTCCTCTTGTGGATTATGATGTTTTTCTTAATGTTATCCCATTTCAGTTTTACGCTATAGGGACGTTGCTTATGGTTCCTTTGGTGGCGGTTACCGGATATGAATTTAGCGCCATGTGTCGGGCAGAAAAGAGGACCATAGAAACTGGACAGCCATTTTGGCCGGGGGCGAAGTTGGCGGGCGGTGGGACAGATACAAGCTGGATAAATGAAAAAGCAACCCCGTCAGTGGCTGTAATACCGCTTATTGTGTTATTTGGATGTTTGTTCGGCTTACTGATATGGCATGGTTTTCCGTTTAAAAACATACCTGGCAGCGTCTTGCGCGCGTCTCTATCCTGCGGTTATTTTCTAGGATCACTGTGCGCTATTGCATTGATGATTAGACAAAAGATCTGTAATGCGGAGAAATGCTTTAATATTTTTATTGAGGGAACTAAGGACATGATGTTTATTATAATCATGTTGCTTCTTGCCTGGTCTCTTGGATCAATATGTAAATCACTCGGTACTGCGATATATATAGTAGAATTATTACACGGTTCTATTCCCGGCTGGATCATTCCCGCCCTCGTTTTCACTGTCGGCGCAGTAATTTCATTTACTACAGGTTCTTCTTGGGGTACTTTTGCCATACTCATCCCACTTGCGATACCAATGGCACATCACCTAGGAGCGCCAATGTATGCCACTATTGGGGCAGTGCTGTCAGGGGGATTATTTGGAGATCATTGCTCTCCTATTTCTGATACGACGTTGCTGTCTTCGATGGGAGGTGCTTGTGACCACTTCGACCATGTAGAGACGCAGTTGCCTTATGCTTTAACAGTTGCTGCCGCTAGTTTAATAGGCTATTTGATTTCAGGGATAGTGGAATCAAAATTTGTACTTGTTATTTCTATTGGACTGATGGCAGTATTTACGATTGCTTTTGGCAAAATGTTTGGAGAAAAGCTTCAGAACAGAATCAATTTATGA
- a CDS encoding AAA family ATPase, whose amino-acid sequence MLKKIVFFYGPKYNFKRHLPKSRALTTISELAIYSDRKMREHTFKIQSRRSSDGAAAEKQEERLSVPCLVAYSEQYASISESALHSFLSFIDQFEVESLYLQNPPAHLAEQFRNMHSRVRVIKYEYKTLDMEGLKRINREYPQVIIGQEEVKRRLLTALYPLAANKLAKPLVLLFYGPTGVGKSETARYIGDVVGQRLFRRQFSMFHSNEFAPYLFGGRHTGDSLAKDLMERESSVILFDEFDKPNPLFHSAFYQLFDEGIYEDRNYRAEVKNAVIICTTNYASANEARERLGAPLFARFDAVIGFRPLDDGALGDILKRSCREAVCKLSDWERKIVSEEDLYRSLIPLLYGGDGVRGVKRLVREKISETLLGDALRR is encoded by the coding sequence ATGTTAAAAAAGATCGTTTTCTTCTATGGCCCCAAATATAATTTCAAGCGCCATCTGCCGAAGAGCAGGGCGCTGACCACGATCAGCGAGCTCGCGATATACAGCGACAGAAAAATGCGGGAACACACCTTCAAGATACAGAGCAGGCGCAGTTCCGACGGCGCCGCCGCGGAGAAGCAGGAGGAGCGGCTCTCCGTCCCCTGTCTCGTAGCCTACTCGGAGCAATACGCTTCGATCAGCGAGAGCGCGCTGCATTCCTTTCTGAGCTTTATAGATCAGTTCGAGGTGGAGTCGCTATATTTGCAAAACCCTCCCGCGCATCTCGCCGAACAGTTTCGCAACATGCACAGCCGCGTAAGGGTCATAAAGTATGAGTACAAGACGCTGGATATGGAGGGGCTCAAAAGAATCAACCGGGAATATCCGCAGGTAATCATCGGCCAGGAGGAAGTAAAGCGGCGGCTGCTGACCGCCCTCTATCCGCTGGCGGCGAATAAGCTTGCCAAACCGCTCGTGCTGCTCTTCTACGGCCCCACCGGCGTCGGCAAGTCGGAGACGGCGAGGTATATCGGCGACGTGGTTGGGCAGAGGCTGTTTCGCCGCCAGTTCTCGATGTTTCACAGCAACGAGTTCGCGCCGTATCTCTTCGGCGGCCGCCACACCGGCGACTCTCTCGCAAAGGATCTGATGGAGCGTGAATCGTCCGTCATCCTCTTCGATGAATTCGACAAGCCCAATCCGCTCTTCCACAGCGCTTTTTATCAACTCTTCGACGAGGGGATATACGAAGACAGGAATTACCGCGCCGAAGTAAAGAACGCCGTCATAATCTGCACCACGAACTACGCCTCCGCCAACGAGGCGCGAGAACGGCTCGGGGCGCCTCTCTTCGCGCGCTTTGACGCGGTGATAGGATTTCGCCCGCTCGACGACGGCGCCCTTGGCGACATTCTCAAAAGGAGCTGCCGTGAGGCGGTGTGCAAGCTCAGCGACTGGGAAAGAAAAATCGTTTCGGAGGAAGACCTTTACCGCTCCCTCATCCCGCTTCTCTACGGCGGCGACGGCGTGCGCGGCGTTAAACGGCTCGTGCGGGAAAAAATCTCCGAAACGCTTCTCGGCGACGCGCTCCGCCGTTAA
- a CDS encoding nitrilase-related carbon-nitrogen hydrolase: MKASLIQLKIEAEEPREELVERVFRMIDDCRGSDLVVLPELWHVGVLNYRTIWDFAEEKEGPLMCRLSDKARELGAFIHCGSFVHKEGERLFNTSLLFDRKGTDVAEYRKIHLFSCYGHEADVFTHGTQPTVVGTELGRLGLAICYDIRFPELFRMMTLGMGAEIFVVPAAWPYPRSEAFKILNKVRAMENSAYLLSCNLVGPYKHLTMVGESGIIDPWGEMVTEAIQEEGGVGGEISADTVRRTRREFPVFDDVRLIGSVF; encoded by the coding sequence ATGAAAGCATCGCTTATCCAGTTAAAGATAGAGGCGGAGGAGCCTCGCGAAGAGCTCGTCGAGCGCGTCTTTCGCATGATCGACGACTGCCGCGGCTCGGATCTCGTCGTGCTCCCCGAGCTGTGGCATGTCGGTGTGCTCAACTATCGTACCATCTGGGATTTTGCGGAAGAGAAAGAGGGGCCGCTTATGTGCCGCCTCTCGGATAAGGCAAGGGAGCTGGGGGCCTTTATCCACTGCGGGAGCTTCGTCCATAAGGAAGGGGAGAGATTATTCAACACCAGCCTCCTCTTCGACAGAAAGGGGACGGATGTAGCGGAATATCGTAAAATACACCTGTTCTCCTGTTACGGGCACGAGGCCGACGTGTTCACGCATGGCACGCAGCCGACGGTGGTCGGCACCGAACTGGGACGGTTGGGGCTCGCCATCTGTTACGATATAAGATTCCCCGAGCTGTTCCGCATGATGACGCTCGGCATGGGCGCGGAAATATTCGTCGTGCCGGCCGCCTGGCCTTATCCGCGCAGCGAAGCTTTCAAAATCCTCAACAAGGTGCGCGCAATGGAAAATTCCGCCTACCTTTTATCGTGCAACCTGGTCGGCCCCTATAAACATCTGACGATGGTCGGGGAAAGCGGCATCATCGACCCTTGGGGAGAGATGGTCACGGAGGCAATACAGGAAGAGGGCGGCGTCGGCGGAGAAATTTCCGCTGATACCGTGCGCCGGACGCGCCGTGAATTTCCCGTCTTTGACGACGTGAGGTTGATAGGGTCCGTGTTTTAA
- a CDS encoding acyl CoA:acetate/3-ketoacid CoA transferase, which yields MSKIISSTDAISLIRDNAVIGIGGFGGFSAPDEILREMAKSFFIHGSPKGLHVVSGISPGDLTEDGCGLSIIREPGIIASIYAAHVGMSPAIGRAVSANQIAGYTVPLGVYGQLLGAIAGKRPGVITRVGLHTFCDPRLEGCKVNEKAKESGRNVVSLIEFDGEEYLYYKSFPIDVCIIRGSYADEYGNVSLEEEAIYSEQNAMAAAVHSCGGTVIVQVKWVSKRGGLDPRHVAIPGALVDYVVQAKPENHLQCYDGSPFRPELIGDVRMRLDMIRPMELTPRKVCGRRAAFEINAGNLVNLGIGMPDSVASVANEEGVSHQVTFSIETGVYGGVPVSGVGFGASVNPDAILPITDNIDIYDGGVLDAAFLGLGEIDEEGNVNVSKFGSRCTGPGGFINITQNTPKVCFMGTFTAGKMECRIGGGRLAIEMDAPGVKFKKRVQQVTFSSRSALEKGQQVLYITERAVFRLEKEGLTLTEIAPGVDLERDVLSKMEFSPRISPELRLMDERIFHDKKMKISFLSQ from the coding sequence ATGAGCAAGATAATTTCGTCTACCGACGCAATATCACTAATTAGAGACAATGCCGTGATCGGCATCGGCGGCTTCGGTGGGTTTTCTGCTCCCGACGAGATCTTGCGCGAGATGGCGAAATCTTTTTTCATCCACGGTAGCCCGAAGGGGCTCCACGTAGTCTCGGGCATTTCTCCCGGCGACCTCACGGAAGACGGCTGCGGCCTGAGCATTATCAGAGAACCCGGCATCATCGCTTCGATCTACGCCGCCCACGTAGGCATGTCGCCCGCGATCGGGCGCGCGGTCAGCGCGAATCAGATCGCCGGCTACACGGTGCCGCTGGGAGTCTACGGGCAGCTGCTTGGGGCGATCGCGGGAAAGAGGCCGGGCGTTATTACGCGAGTGGGGCTGCACACATTCTGCGATCCGCGGCTTGAGGGCTGCAAGGTAAACGAAAAAGCCAAAGAGTCCGGGCGCAACGTCGTTTCGTTAATCGAGTTCGACGGAGAGGAATATCTCTATTACAAGTCCTTCCCTATAGACGTCTGCATTATCCGCGGCAGCTATGCCGACGAATACGGCAACGTTTCGCTCGAGGAAGAGGCGATTTACAGCGAGCAGAACGCGATGGCCGCCGCGGTACACAGCTGCGGGGGAACGGTGATCGTACAGGTGAAGTGGGTCTCTAAAAGAGGGGGCCTTGATCCGCGGCATGTGGCGATTCCCGGTGCGCTGGTCGATTACGTGGTACAGGCGAAGCCGGAAAACCATTTGCAATGCTACGACGGCTCTCCTTTCCGCCCGGAGCTGATCGGCGACGTGCGGATGCGGCTCGATATGATCCGGCCGATGGAGCTCACGCCGCGCAAGGTCTGCGGCAGGCGCGCGGCGTTCGAGATAAATGCCGGCAACCTCGTCAATCTCGGCATCGGGATGCCCGACAGCGTCGCGAGCGTCGCCAACGAAGAGGGCGTCAGCCATCAGGTGACCTTCTCTATCGAGACCGGCGTCTACGGCGGCGTTCCGGTGAGCGGCGTCGGATTCGGGGCTTCGGTAAACCCCGACGCCATCCTCCCGATAACCGACAACATCGATATCTACGACGGCGGAGTGCTCGACGCCGCCTTTCTCGGGCTGGGCGAGATAGATGAAGAGGGGAATGTGAATGTTTCCAAGTTTGGTTCGCGCTGCACAGGGCCGGGAGGCTTCATCAACATCACGCAGAATACGCCGAAGGTCTGCTTTATGGGCACCTTCACGGCCGGAAAGATGGAGTGCCGGATAGGCGGGGGCAGGCTTGCGATTGAGATGGACGCCCCCGGAGTCAAATTCAAAAAACGTGTGCAGCAGGTGACCTTTTCTTCGCGCAGCGCGCTGGAGAAGGGGCAGCAGGTGCTTTACATAACAGAACGGGCCGTCTTTCGGCTGGAAAAAGAGGGCCTTACGCTGACGGAAATAGCGCCCGGCGTAGACCTTGAGAGGGACGTCCTCTCTAAAATGGAATTCTCTCCGCGCATATCGCCGGAGCTGCGTCTTATGGACGAACGGATATTCCACGACAAAAAGATGAAAATCAGCTTTCTAAGTCAATAA
- a CDS encoding oxidoreductase, whose translation MTMKILEPVKFRNLELRNRLVWLPAVTCLADEIGFVTDPLIERHVARAKGGFGLIDVEACGVLDRKSPHLLRICDDKFIPGLKEMTDAVHAEGCKMTVQLIHYVKQSVRTGWKQAIEDLTYEEIDECKQQFIDSTVRARKAGFDGVELHVAHGYTLSSFISLLNKRTDKYGRNTEGRCRIVTEIMEGIRKEVGNDYCVGCRISGEEFVIGGNTLKQTTEIAKIFARDGMDFISVSAGGKTEDGAWYTGYSGSRCMATANLPYGCHVYLSAGIKDALREVGSDIPVIVSGKIKDLKHGEEVFEAGKADLIGVCRPALADPDWIKKQVEGREKEIIKCIYCNGCLERDQRHEPVNCVIAEKVAQRKPA comes from the coding sequence ATGACTATGAAAATACTGGAACCCGTAAAATTTAGAAACCTGGAACTGAGAAACCGCCTCGTATGGCTTCCCGCCGTCACCTGTCTCGCCGACGAGATCGGCTTCGTCACCGACCCGCTCATCGAACGCCATGTGGCGCGCGCGAAGGGGGGCTTCGGCCTTATCGACGTTGAAGCCTGCGGCGTGCTCGACAGAAAGAGCCCCCACCTCCTCCGCATCTGCGACGACAAATTCATCCCCGGACTCAAAGAGATGACGGACGCCGTGCACGCCGAAGGCTGCAAAATGACGGTCCAGCTCATCCACTATGTGAAGCAGTCGGTCCGCACAGGCTGGAAACAGGCCATTGAGGATCTTACCTACGAAGAGATCGACGAATGCAAGCAGCAGTTCATCGACAGCACAGTCAGAGCCAGAAAGGCCGGCTTCGACGGCGTAGAACTGCATGTGGCGCACGGCTATACGCTCTCTTCCTTCATCTCTCTGCTCAATAAGCGCACAGACAAGTACGGACGCAACACCGAGGGACGCTGCCGCATCGTTACGGAGATCATGGAAGGCATCCGCAAGGAAGTCGGCAACGACTACTGCGTAGGCTGCCGCATATCGGGCGAAGAGTTCGTCATAGGCGGCAACACGCTGAAGCAGACGACGGAGATCGCAAAGATATTCGCGCGCGACGGCATGGACTTCATCAGCGTATCGGCCGGCGGCAAGACAGAAGACGGCGCCTGGTATACGGGGTACAGCGGAAGCCGCTGCATGGCGACGGCCAACCTGCCCTACGGCTGCCACGTCTACCTCTCGGCCGGAATCAAGGATGCACTGCGCGAGGTCGGCTCCGACATCCCCGTCATCGTCTCCGGCAAGATCAAAGACCTCAAGCACGGCGAAGAGGTATTCGAAGCCGGCAAAGCCGACCTGATAGGCGTCTGCCGTCCGGCGCTCGCCGATCCTGACTGGATCAAGAAGCAGGTCGAAGGCCGCGAGAAGGAGATAATCAAGTGCATCTATTGCAACGGCTGCCTTGAGCGCGACCAGAGGCACGAGCCCGTCAACTGCGTCATCGCCGAAAAGGTCGCGCAGCGCAAGCCAGCTTAG
- a CDS encoding MarR family winged helix-turn-helix transcriptional regulator yields the protein MNSKDRLNGKLIIALGRTYRNAHRMSNELFRERGLTLPQFTVLELLYNRGEQTIQQIIDKVLSSSGNITVVVRNLEQAGLVYRWDNPHDRRSYLIGITQKGRDLMDVVFAGHMSNLAEFFARLTREEKEQIVAILKKLR from the coding sequence ATGAACTCCAAAGACAGGCTGAACGGTAAACTCATCATCGCACTTGGAAGGACTTATCGCAACGCGCATCGAATGTCTAACGAGCTGTTCCGTGAGAGGGGGCTTACTCTGCCGCAGTTTACAGTACTTGAGCTTCTCTATAACAGGGGAGAACAGACGATACAGCAGATAATAGACAAAGTGCTCTCAAGCAGCGGCAACATCACTGTAGTGGTAAGGAATCTGGAACAGGCGGGACTTGTTTATCGTTGGGATAATCCGCATGACAGACGCTCTTATCTCATCGGAATAACTCAGAAGGGCAGGGATCTGATGGATGTGGTCTTTGCGGGGCACATGTCCAACCTTGCCGAGTTCTTCGCAAGATTGACGAGGGAAGAGAAGGAACAGATTGTCGCAATATTGAAGAAACTGCGTTAA